A genomic window from Caldicellulosiruptor kronotskyensis 2002 includes:
- a CDS encoding sensor domain-containing diguanylate cyclase, translating into MSTEKIAIEREYIKISWFLILSIAVYLLFDKLLFSPTIETLSFSQWLVPLIFLFISSAYNIFKIWLFGKNGQINEEIFRYLKFFEVVNLVFFFGYERLFDLMFVISLVFLFYIERINMRNLRQVAMVLIFSYTFFIFLDFITNNITSEDLRNLFYILFYIFWFSYSNKLEVFEKSQTNEISIKLKQYEENLRNQQQLSEAKDAKIKELEREISYLKEINKRLNISLGEFFNLQEISKIITQILDTNELLKFVNDVLIGVTGVDKSSILLFNKEKTELYVAFSNLPENEQKESFKQENIGWLRSVALNCENGYRNKVSSEDCPFINGRATKSIMYASLATKNDKYGIILLEHIFEDVFTEDNLRFLTSIAAQVSIALENSSLYQQMRSMAMVDGLTGAFNRIYLYEVLEREIQASAGRYPISIALFDVDNFKKLNDTYGHLFGDKVLQTIVRIAKERVRKGDIVARYGGEEFIIVFNHLESNEAYKVVERIRRAIESETIEDNLIQTRVTVSFGIASYPLHADNVKDLIKCADIAMYRAKSSGKNCTVVYNQELEMKV; encoded by the coding sequence GTGAGCACTGAAAAAATAGCAATTGAAAGGGAATACATAAAAATTTCATGGTTTTTAATTTTATCAATTGCAGTGTACTTACTTTTTGATAAGCTGTTATTTTCACCCACTATAGAAACACTTTCTTTTTCACAGTGGCTTGTTCCTCTAATATTTTTGTTTATTTCATCAGCCTACAATATATTTAAGATATGGCTTTTTGGTAAGAATGGACAGATTAATGAAGAGATTTTTAGGTATTTGAAATTTTTTGAGGTTGTAAATCTTGTATTCTTTTTCGGATATGAGAGGCTTTTTGATTTGATGTTTGTCATATCGCTTGTATTCCTATTCTACATTGAAAGAATAAATATGAGAAATTTAAGGCAAGTAGCAATGGTTTTGATTTTTTCATATACATTTTTTATATTTCTCGATTTTATTACAAACAATATCACCAGCGAAGATTTGAGAAACCTATTTTATATTCTATTTTATATCTTTTGGTTTTCTTATTCTAACAAACTTGAGGTCTTTGAAAAAAGTCAAACTAATGAAATTAGTATAAAACTAAAACAGTACGAAGAAAATTTAAGAAACCAACAGCAGCTTAGTGAGGCAAAAGATGCAAAAATTAAAGAATTGGAAAGGGAAATAAGTTATCTGAAGGAGATTAACAAAAGACTAAACATCTCTCTGGGGGAATTTTTTAATCTTCAGGAAATTAGTAAAATAATAACACAAATACTTGATACTAATGAGCTTTTAAAGTTTGTTAATGATGTTTTAATTGGAGTCACTGGTGTTGACAAAAGCTCTATACTTTTATTTAATAAAGAAAAAACAGAGCTTTATGTTGCATTTTCTAACCTTCCAGAGAACGAACAAAAAGAAAGCTTTAAGCAGGAGAATATAGGGTGGCTCAGAAGTGTTGCATTAAATTGTGAAAATGGCTATAGGAATAAGGTGAGCAGTGAAGATTGTCCTTTTATAAATGGAAGAGCTACAAAGTCGATAATGTATGCTTCATTGGCGACAAAAAATGACAAGTATGGAATAATACTACTCGAACATATATTTGAAGATGTATTTACAGAAGACAATCTTAGATTTTTAACATCTATTGCTGCACAAGTTTCAATTGCATTGGAAAACTCAAGTTTGTATCAGCAGATGAGGTCAATGGCTATGGTTGATGGGCTAACGGGTGCTTTCAATAGAATATATCTTTATGAAGTCTTAGAAAGAGAGATTCAGGCATCTGCAGGAAGATATCCGATTAGCATTGCTCTTTTTGATGTTGATAATTTTAAAAAGTTAAATGATACATACGGACATTTGTTCGGCGACAAGGTGTTGCAAACGATAGTTAGAATAGCAAAAGAAAGAGTACGAAAAGGTGATATTGTTGCACGTTATGGAGGAGAGGAATTTATAATAGTCTTTAATCACCTTGAAAGTAATGAAGCTTACAAGGTAGTTGAGAGAATCAGAAGAGCTATTGAAAGTGAAACAATAGAAGATAATTTGATTCAAACACGGGTAACAGTTAGCTTTGGTATTGCTTCTTATCCTTTGCATGCTGACAATGTAAAAGATCTTATTAAATGTGCAGATATTGCAATGTATAGAGCAAAAAGTAGTGGGAAAAATTGCACAGTAGTATATAATCAGGAATTGGAGATGAAAGTATGA
- the nrdR gene encoding transcriptional regulator NrdR — MRCPFCGYEDSKVVDTRPTNEGKTIKRRRECLKCQKRFTTYEKIEKQPILVIKKDNRREEFDRNKILNGIIKACQKRPVSIEQMNKIVDEIENEIYNSMREEISSREIGEMVMEKLKKIDEISYVRFASVYRQFKDINTFIEELQKLLTEKIE; from the coding sequence ATGAGATGTCCTTTTTGTGGGTATGAAGACAGTAAAGTTGTTGATACTCGCCCAACTAATGAAGGAAAAACTATAAAAAGAAGACGTGAGTGTCTAAAATGTCAAAAAAGGTTTACAACATACGAAAAAATAGAAAAACAGCCAATTTTAGTTATTAAAAAAGATAATAGAAGAGAAGAGTTTGACAGGAATAAGATCTTAAATGGTATTATAAAAGCGTGCCAGAAAAGACCTGTCTCTATTGAGCAGATGAATAAGATTGTAGATGAAATTGAGAATGAGATTTATAATTCTATGCGCGAAGAAATCTCATCAAGAGAAATTGGTGAGATGGTTATGGAAAAGCTCAAGAAGATTGATGAGATTTCATATGTGAGGTTTGCTTCTGTTTACAGGCAGTTTAAGGATATAAATACCTTTATAGAAGAGCTTCAGAAGCTTTTAACAGAAAAGATAGAATAA
- a CDS encoding Hsp20/alpha crystallin family protein, producing the protein MLRDIVPFGRKPFDIMRKIEREFFDIDDWFEDFFAPFEKGTRFMRTDIKETENEYIIEAELPGVKKEDIKIELYDNKLTIKAETKKEEKEERENFIRRERRYGAFSRTFYLDNVKEDGIKAKYEDGILRIVLPKERPSKPNVRTIDIE; encoded by the coding sequence ATGCTCAGAGACATAGTTCCATTTGGAAGAAAACCGTTTGACATTATGAGAAAGATTGAAAGAGAGTTTTTTGACATTGATGACTGGTTTGAAGATTTCTTTGCACCTTTTGAAAAAGGTACAAGATTCATGAGGACTGACATTAAGGAGACTGAAAATGAGTATATTATTGAAGCAGAACTTCCGGGGGTCAAAAAAGAGGATATCAAGATAGAGCTTTATGATAACAAACTTACAATAAAGGCAGAGACAAAGAAAGAGGAAAAAGAAGAGAGAGAAAACTTTATAAGACGAGAAAGAAGATATGGTGCATTTTCCCGAACATTCTATCTTGACAATGTAAAAGAGGATGGTATCAAAGCAAAATACGAGGACGGAATCTTGAGAATAGTACTTCCAAAAGAACGACCTTCAAAACCAAATGTAAGAACAATTGATATAGAATAA